The Candidatus Obscuribacterales bacterium region AATCTCAGGGGGATCATCTAACTCGATCGCCATTTCCAGCTTTTCATTGACTGTCTGAGCACGCTCCTCGGCTCCAAAGGCTCCTGAAGAATTAACTTGAAATAAGATTTGCCCATCTAGGACAACCGGCTTGGATTCGGGCGGTGGATCGAGTTGGGCGATCGCCCCAGAGTTAATTCCAAGTATCAGACTCACCCCTAGACTCACCAAACCCAACATGAAGTACCTGGACATCCAGCGGATGCTCCAAGGGAAGGCGTGACGATTCATAAACGTTCCTAGTAGGGTCTGAAGCAACACGGCGTTATCTCTTCTCACGGGGATGACCCCGGTACCCGGAGGATAGCGCAAAATGGGGCGATCGCTCGTTTGGCATTCGTCTGGAGACAAGCGCCCATGGGATAGGACATGGGGCGACGTCTGAAGCCCAAGCTTATACCGGAGATTGACGTGGGAAGACTATCACGAGCAGTCTACAGTGCTTTTCAAGCCCGGCTGGGCTAAATCCGGCAATCGCCCGCTTAATCCAGTCATCAGGCGCAGGGAAAGATGGCGAACGAGCCAGACCCGGTTCATGCCCCATAATCCTAGCCGCCGCAGCCGCCGCAGCCACCACCAATTGTTGGAAAAGAGGCGATCGAGTACATCTGTAAATATCAAAATGGCCAGGGTTTCGAGCCGCCGCCAGCGTTCATACCGCCGCAGGATCTTCAGCGAGCCAATATCCTGCCCCCGCTGCTGGGCTTGGGTGAGCACTTGGGCTAAGGCCGCTGCATCACGAATGCCTAGGTTCATGCCCTGACCACCGACCGGATGGCAGCAGTGGGCAGCATCCCCTACCAGGGCTAGGCGAGATTGCACATAGCGATCGCTATACATGAGCTGTACGGGAAACAGTTGGCGATCGCTCACCATGTCTAGCTCACCCAACTGCCCTTGATAGCGCCGCTGGAGTTCAGCGATAAACTCGGCTTCTGGAGCCTCTAGCCAATGCTGGGCCTGGCGATGGGGAGCCGTGAGCACGATCTGGCAGCGATTGCCAGGCAGGGGCAGGGTAGCAAAGGGGCCGCTGGCCCAGAAATGTTCGCGGGCAATATTTTGATGGGATTGCTCAGGACGCAGCACCACGGTAATGCAGGACTGCCAATATTTCCAGCCATGGGTCTGAATGCCTGCCTGCTGGCGGATGGGCGATCGCGCTCCGTCAGCGGCAATCACAAGACGGCTGGTGACCTGGCGGACGTTATCGTCAAGGGCCACTGTGAGGGTGGCCTGCTGAGATTCGTAGCGCACCGACTGCACCGTAGCAGGACAGAGCCAGTCTACGGTTGAGCATTGCTCTAGGCGACGGTGTAGCGCCCGCAGTAGGACGCCATGTTCTGCCACATAACCCAGGTCTGGGGTACCCAAGTCATCGGGCTGCAGGTCTACCACCTCGGGATGCAGTTCTTCCGCTAGGCGAATCTGCTGAAACGTGGTGATCTGGGGCAGTACCTCATCCCAGATGCCTAGACGCTGAAAAATTCTGCCGGAGAGCAGGGTAATGGCATAGGCGCGACGGTTGGCAAATCCGGCTTCCTTGGGGCGAGCTTCCATGAGGGCGATGCGGAGCCCCGAATCTTTCAAGCTGCAGGCTAGGGTTAGCCCGACAATACCACCGCCCACAATGGTCACGTCATAGTCTACAGAACGGGAGGCGATCGCCTGAGGTGATTGGGCTGCCTGTGTTAACACCATGCCTGCATTACGTTGCAACAACAATTTGCAGCCAGAGCGCTGGATCTAGGCGTCGATCAAGGGGGCATCAGGGTTGATGCTAGCTTGACGTTACGCCACGGGATCACGGCTATATCTCTAGCTCTACCTATCTATTGTGACGCGATTGCTCTCTCCCATCAAGCAGGGAACCTCAACCCATACTCAGGGCCATCAAATCCTCGGCCATATCAAAATTGGCCGTCACGGTTTGCACATCATCCAAGTCTTCCAGAGCATCCATCAGCTTCAGAAGCGATCGCGCCTGATCAGGATCCGCCACCTCTAGGGTATTTTCAGGAATCCAGCGCAGTTCTGCATCGCTGATGTCATAGCCCCGCTCTTGTAGTGCTTGGTTCAGGGTCTCCAGACCAGCAGCGTCGGTCAACACTTCTGCCCCCGGCGTTTCATCCACCTCCATGAGTTCATAGGACTCGGCTCCACCCTCTAGAGAGGCCTCCAATAGCGCATCTTCATCGGTGATGTTGCGCAAGGAGACCACGCCTTTCTGGGCAAACATCCAGCTTACACAGCCCGTTTCCCCCAGATTGCCGCCATTTTTGCTGAACGCCGATCGCAGATCCGCCGCTGTGCGGTTGCGGTTGTCGGTCAGCGCCTCAATCAACACCGCAACGCCGCCTGGCCCGTAGCCCTCATAGCGAATGTCTTCCAGCTCGTTGGCCGAGCCTAGGGTGCCAGCTCCCTTGGCGATCGCTCGTTCAATATTGTCATTGGGAATGCCCGCCGCCTTGGCCTTTTCAATGGCCGTGCGCAGTTGAAA contains the following coding sequences:
- a CDS encoding FAD-dependent hydroxylase, coding for MVLTQAAQSPQAIASRSVDYDVTIVGGGIVGLTLACSLKDSGLRIALMEARPKEAGFANRRAYAITLLSGRIFQRLGIWDEVLPQITTFQQIRLAEELHPEVVDLQPDDLGTPDLGYVAEHGVLLRALHRRLEQCSTVDWLCPATVQSVRYESQQATLTVALDDNVRQVTSRLVIAADGARSPIRQQAGIQTHGWKYWQSCITVVLRPEQSHQNIAREHFWASGPFATLPLPGNRCQIVLTAPHRQAQHWLEAPEAEFIAELQRRYQGQLGELDMVSDRQLFPVQLMYSDRYVQSRLALVGDAAHCCHPVGGQGMNLGIRDAAALAQVLTQAQQRGQDIGSLKILRRYERWRRLETLAILIFTDVLDRLFSNNWWWLRRLRRLGLWGMNRVWLVRHLSLRLMTGLSGRLPDLAQPGLKSTVDCS
- a CDS encoding YebC/PmpR family DNA-binding transcriptional regulator, with protein sequence MAGHSKWANIKRQKARVDAVKGKTFARISRAIIVAARNGIPDPEGNFQLRTAIEKAKAAGIPNDNIERAIAKGAGTLGSANELEDIRYEGYGPGGVAVLIEALTDNRNRTAADLRSAFSKNGGNLGETGCVSWMFAQKGVVSLRNITDEDALLEASLEGGAESYELMEVDETPGAEVLTDAAGLETLNQALQERGYDISDAELRWIPENTLEVADPDQARSLLKLMDALEDLDDVQTVTANFDMAEDLMALSMG